Sequence from the Pseudophaeobacter arcticus DSM 23566 genome:
TTTCCGCCGATATGTATCAGCGCAGCAAAGCCCGAGGCAACCTGCGCGAGGAAGCCGCCGAGGCCCTGGAAGCCGGACATATCCTGCCCTGGTTCCAACCCCAGATCTGTACAGACACTGGCCGTGTCTCCGGGTTTGAGGCCCTGGCACGTTGGATGCACCCCGTGCGCGGGCTGATCCCCCCGGGGAAATTCCTCCCCGTGTTGGAGGACGCCGGGCTGATGGAACGGCTGAGCCAGGTCATGCTCTATCATTCGCTGACCGCGCTCAATGCCTGGGATGCGGCGGGACTAAAGGTGCCTGCTGTTGGGGTCAACTTTGCCACCCAGGAGCTGCGCAATCCTAATTTGGCCGAGAATATCAAATGGGAACTGGAACGGTTCGACCTGCCGCCTGCGCGTCTTTCGGTTGAAATCCTGGAGACCGTGATGACCGACCAGCCCGATGACGTGGTCACCCGCAACATTGCCGCCCTCAGCGATCTGGGCTGCCACATCGAATTGGATGATTTTGGCACGGGTCACGCCTCAATCTCGGCGGTGCGCCGGTTCAATATCTCACGGATCAAGATCGACCGTTCCTTTGTGCTGCGGGCAGATCGCGACCCGGACCAACAAAAGCTGATCGCCGCCATTTTGACCATGGCCGAACGCCTGGACCTTGAGACACTGGCGGAGGGTGTCGAAACCGCCGGCGAGCACGCGCTGCTGGCCCAGCTAGGCTGCGACCATGTTCAGGGCTTTGGCATCGGTCGCCCCATGCCATTTGACCAGACGCTGGACTGGATGACAGCCCACGAGGCGAAGTTGCAGCAAGCCCCGGAAATTGGTCGTCACACCCGCTGATCTCAATCTAATCACTGGCTAATCACTGGCGAAATACCGCTTTTCTGTCTCCGGGGCGCTTTGCCGCCCCGGATTCCCGCGATTCCGCTTGACCTTTGGGGGTCTTCTCTGTTGAACCACACCCTGTCATTCCCTACACGAGGTGGCAGTCCCAAATGGACGACCAGAACAAGAATCTTATTCTCGCAATCGCACTCAGCAGCCTCGTGCTTCTTGGGTGGATGTACTTTTTTCCACCCCAAGAGGTCCCGCCGGCTCCCGAAGCCTTGGCGACTGAAACGGCACCTACGGATGGTGCTGTCAGCACTCCCAGTGCTGTTGTTGCAGCCGATGCTGCAACCAGCCAGCCTACAGAAGAGGCCAGCGCCTCTGACGCGCCCCGCGTTAGCATCGAATCCAATCGCCTCACTGGCAGCATCTCGCTGCAGGGCGGTCGCATTGATGACCTGGCACTGAAAGACTACCGCGTTACCATTGATGCACCGGAAATTGTCCAGTTCCTCTCTCCGGTTGGAGAGCAGGGCGCCTATTACGCCCTCTACGGCTGGGCACCAGGCAGCGGTCTGGCTGCTGCGGACGTACCTGGGGCCAACACCCTGTGGACCGCCCCTGCAGGTGCTGAGCTGACACCTGACAGCCCGGTGACCCTGACTTGGGACAATGGCAAGGGCCTCACCTTCAACCGCACCATCGCCGTGGACGAGAACTATATGTTCTCGGTCACCCAGACAGTCACCAACGGCTCTGGTGACACCGTCTCGCTCGCCCCCTATGGCACCCTGGCGCGCCATGGTGAGCCTGCGGAGCTGAAGAACTTCTTCATCCTGCACGAAGGCGTTGTTGGCATGGCCGACGGCGAGCTGACCGAGCTGGACTATTCCGCTGTTGCTGATTTTGAAATGGATCCCCGTGACGGATCGCGCTCCGAAATCAAACAGGTAGAGGGCAACGGCTGGATCGGCTTCACCGATCACTATTGGATGTCGACGCTGATCCCAGCACCGGGCCAGGCGTTCCGCTCTGCGGCAAAATATGACGAACGTCGTGATATCTACCAAACTGACGTGGTGCTGCCGACCATGACTTTGGCTGCTGGCGAAACCGCTGAGGTCACCACCCAGCTGTTTTCCGGCGCCAAGGAATGGGCAACCATCCGCGCCTATGAAAAGGGCGGTATTGCCGGCTTCCTCGACAGTATCGACTGGGGCTGGTTCTTCTTCCTCACCAAACCGATGTTTGCCGTGCTTCACTTCCTGCACGGGCTGATTGGCAACATGGGCTGGGCGATCATCGCGCTGACCGTACTGATCAAGATCCTCGTCTTCCCGCTGGCTTATAAATCCTATGCCTCGATGGCGAAGATGAAAGAGCTGCAGCCGGAGATGGAAAAGCTGAAAGAGCGCGCGGGCGATGATCGCCAAAAGCAGCAAAAAGAAATCATGGAGCTATATAAGCGGGAAAAAGTGAACCCCGCTGCCGGCTGTCTGCCGATTTTGATCCAGATCCCCATCTTTTTCTCGCTCTACAAGGTGATCTTTGTAACCCTGGAGCTGCGTCACGCTGCCTTCTTTGGTCCCTTCCAGGATCTGAGCTCGCCCGATCCGACCTCGATCATGAACTTCTTTGGGCTGCTGCCCATGAGTGGTCCCGAAGCAGGTACAATTTTTGCCACCGTGTTTATTGGTATCTTGCCGATCCTTCTGGGTATTTCGATGTGGCTGCAGCAAAAGCTGAACCCGGCTCCAACCGATCCTACCCAGCAAATGATCTTTGCCTGGATGCCTTGGGTCTTCATGTTCATGCTGGGTGGTTTTGCCTCTGGTCTGGTTGTTTACTGGATCGCCAACAACACCATCACCTTTACCCAGCAGTATCTGATCATGCGCAGCCACGGCTTTAAGCCTGACGTCTTTGGCAACATCAAAGCCAGCGTCAAGCGCAAGCCAAAGGCTGGGAAAGAATGACAGCAACTGTCAAACAAATGTGGCGGCACCCGATCAAAGGCATCGGGGCCGAACCAGTGACACAGGTCCGTCTGGAGACAGGCGGACCTATGCCGTTGGACCGGGCCTGGGCCGTGCTGACCGGCACAGCCGAGGATACCGGCGAATGGCAGCACTGCCGCAACTTTGCCCGTGGCTGTTTCGGGCCTGAACTGATGGCAGTCACCGCCCAAACACAGGGCGACCAGATCACCCTGCGCCACCCGAAACAGGGTGAGATCACCCTGGCCCCAGCAACGGATGGCGCAAAACTGGTGGATTGGCTGCGGCCGATCTACCCGGCCGAGCGACCACAGCCCCACAGCTTGATTGCAGCCCCGGCGGGCGGCATGGCTGATGCCAGTTTTTCGGCGCTCTCGATCCTGTCACTGGCCTCGCTGCGGGCGCTGGGGGAAACCCTGGGACAGGAGTTGGACCCGCGCCGGTTCCGTGGCAATCTGTGGATCGACGGCGCTGCCCCCTTTGAGGAATTTGACTGGGTTGGGCGCCAGTTGCAGATCGGTGAGGTGCGTCTGGAAGTCATCGACCGCATCACCCGCTGTCGCGCAACCGAAACCAACCCGGACACGGGCAGCCGCGACGCCAACACGTTAAAGGCCCTGCGCGACCACTGGGGCCACACTGATTTCGGCATTCGTGCCAAGGTGCTGTGCGATGGTAATATTGCTCTCACCGATACCCTGGAGCTTGTCTGATGCAGATCCCATTCGCCCTCGCTGAAGAGCCTGACCAGATCACCGCAGAAAAGGGCCGCAAGCTGTTCGCGGGCGAATCCCTGTTTGTCAAAGGCGTCGTTGCCATGTCGGGCCTGCCCGAGGCGGACCGCATGGAGGTCTGCTTTGCCGGTCGGTCAAATGTTGGCAAATCCAGCCTGATCAACGCCCTCACCGGAACCAAGGGCCTGGCCCGGGCCTCCAATACGCCGGGCCGCACGCAAGAGATCAACTTTTTCACCCAGGGCCCCGAGCTCTACCTGGTGGATCTCCCGGGCTATGGCTATGCCAATGCGCCGCTGGCCGTGGTAGAAAAGTGGCAAAAGCTGCTCAAGCGCTACCTCAGTGGCCGTCAGACCCTGCGCCGCGCCTTTGTGCTGATCGACAGCCGTCACGGCGTCAAGGATGTGGACGAAGAGATCATGAGCCTGCTGGACAGCTCAGCTGTGACGTTTCAGTGCGTCATGACCAAGGCCGACAAGGTCAAGCTCAAGGATCGTGAGCGGGTGATTGAACAGGTCCGCACCACGCTGGCCCGCCACCCCGCGGCCTATCCTGAGATCGTGCTGACCTCCTCGGAAAAAGGCGATGGCATTGCCACCCTGCGCTCGATCATCTGCGGCCTTGAATAGGTGACCCACCGCCTGCTGTCATATGTCATGTTGCTGGCCATTGCCGCTGCCGGGTTGCTCCCGGCGGGGTGGATGCCAGCACATGCCAGCGACGGCAGGGTATTGTTGGTGATCTGTAGTGACGATGGGCTTGTGGAACGCTGGGTCGATCTGGACGACGGCGATGCTCAGCAGGATAACCATGACCGCCAAATGGACAAGTCCAACTGCCCCTTCGCGGGTCTGTCCAACCCTGCCGACCTGCCCCAACACAGCCCTGTCCTGTTAGGGTCGACCATGCCTTCCCTCGCCCGCTGGGCGCATGAAGAATTTACCCATCATCCTGCCGGACTCCACTGGCGCTATGATGCCCGCGGACCACCTGCCCTCTCCTGAACACTCAAAGCCTTTGCCTTTTGGTGCAGCCAGCCCTGGAACCCCCAGGCCATGGCGCTGTTTTGATATGGAGAGCCCCCATGGTGACCAGCTATTCGCATGATCCGGACCAAGCGCGCTCATCGCGTAGTCTCTGTGTGGCGCGCTGGTGCTGCACCTCGATGGTTCACTAGCCCCCCGCCAACCAGGCAGCTTACGCTCATTGAATTGGCTCCGCACTCATCCCTTCACCAGGGGCTGGAGCCAAAGGCCGGTTTGGCCCGATGCGTCCCTTGCGGCCCAACCGACCACTCGCCCCCGCAGAGCTTAGACTCCTCTGTGGGGGCATTTTTGCGCCCCTTTCTGGCCTTAGACGTGCTGGGCGCCGTTTACTTCGATCTCCGCGCCCGAAATATATGAGCTCTCCTGCGAGCACAGGAAATAGATCGCTGCTGCAACCTCTTCTGGCTGGCCCAGGCGCTGCATGGGGAGCTTTTCGACAATCTTGTCGGTGCCGGGGGACAGGATCGCGGTTTCCACCTCCCCCGGGGCAATCGCGTTTACCCGCACCCCAAGAGGCCCAAAATCATGGGCCATCTCGCGGGTCAGCGCTGCCAGTGCCGCCTTGGACGTGGCATAGGCGGCCCCGGCAAAGGGATGCACCCGGCTGCCGGCAATCGAGGTCACATTCACCACCGAACCCTTGGCGGCGGCCAGTTCGTCCTTCAGCCCGCGCGCCAGTACCACAGTGGAAAAGAAGTTGACGTGAAAGACCTTGCCCCAGGTCATCAGGTCGGTGTCCAGGGTGTTCAACCGCTCACCCTCGGGGCCTTTGGGAGAAATACCGGCATTGTTGACCAGCGCGTCGAGCTGACCGCCAAGCCGTTCCTGAATGATACCAACCGCGTTGATGGTGTCAGAGGGGTCCGACAGATCCAGCTGTACGTGATTCTCGGCACCGCCGCCCCAGGGGCATTCCTGGGGGAAGGGTTGGCGCGAACAGGTGATCACCCGCCAACCTTCGGCGTTGAACCGGCGCACTGTGGCGTGGCCAATGCCGCGACTGGCACCAGTCAGAAGCAAAGTCTTTTGGCGCATGGTGTGAATTCCGTCTTTTGAGGCTGCAAGGTGACCCTATCAGCCC
This genomic interval carries:
- a CDS encoding putative bifunctional diguanylate cyclase/phosphodiesterase, yielding MTKSNSGLFNRIRARLAPALLAPPILAFLPALTLATFWLGGEVALLWVALGIPVVFAAFGGFSNHGRNFAPRDSVTGLLLREGFELEMKRVVDDCSNTELRSALYYIEVDEFKELINREGQDAGDLIIQICGERIASTLRNGDTVARIGDSKFAVCLTPVLQLDLETCVQMAGRIQAAVEEPISLGGSTVYTSCSIGFCLNTRAPSRQYSDWSSAASAALTEAQQNGPSGIRVFSADMYQRSKARGNLREEAAEALEAGHILPWFQPQICTDTGRVSGFEALARWMHPVRGLIPPGKFLPVLEDAGLMERLSQVMLYHSLTALNAWDAAGLKVPAVGVNFATQELRNPNLAENIKWELERFDLPPARLSVEILETVMTDQPDDVVTRNIAALSDLGCHIELDDFGTGHASISAVRRFNISRIKIDRSFVLRADRDPDQQKLIAAILTMAERLDLETLAEGVETAGEHALLAQLGCDHVQGFGIGRPMPFDQTLDWMTAHEAKLQQAPEIGRHTR
- the yidC gene encoding membrane protein insertase YidC: MDDQNKNLILAIALSSLVLLGWMYFFPPQEVPPAPEALATETAPTDGAVSTPSAVVAADAATSQPTEEASASDAPRVSIESNRLTGSISLQGGRIDDLALKDYRVTIDAPEIVQFLSPVGEQGAYYALYGWAPGSGLAAADVPGANTLWTAPAGAELTPDSPVTLTWDNGKGLTFNRTIAVDENYMFSVTQTVTNGSGDTVSLAPYGTLARHGEPAELKNFFILHEGVVGMADGELTELDYSAVADFEMDPRDGSRSEIKQVEGNGWIGFTDHYWMSTLIPAPGQAFRSAAKYDERRDIYQTDVVLPTMTLAAGETAEVTTQLFSGAKEWATIRAYEKGGIAGFLDSIDWGWFFFLTKPMFAVLHFLHGLIGNMGWAIIALTVLIKILVFPLAYKSYASMAKMKELQPEMEKLKERAGDDRQKQQKEIMELYKREKVNPAAGCLPILIQIPIFFSLYKVIFVTLELRHAAFFGPFQDLSSPDPTSIMNFFGLLPMSGPEAGTIFATVFIGILPILLGISMWLQQKLNPAPTDPTQQMIFAWMPWVFMFMLGGFASGLVVYWIANNTITFTQQYLIMRSHGFKPDVFGNIKASVKRKPKAGKE
- a CDS encoding MOSC domain-containing protein — protein: MTATVKQMWRHPIKGIGAEPVTQVRLETGGPMPLDRAWAVLTGTAEDTGEWQHCRNFARGCFGPELMAVTAQTQGDQITLRHPKQGEITLAPATDGAKLVDWLRPIYPAERPQPHSLIAAPAGGMADASFSALSILSLASLRALGETLGQELDPRRFRGNLWIDGAAPFEEFDWVGRQLQIGEVRLEVIDRITRCRATETNPDTGSRDANTLKALRDHWGHTDFGIRAKVLCDGNIALTDTLELV
- the yihA gene encoding ribosome biogenesis GTP-binding protein YihA/YsxC, which produces MQIPFALAEEPDQITAEKGRKLFAGESLFVKGVVAMSGLPEADRMEVCFAGRSNVGKSSLINALTGTKGLARASNTPGRTQEINFFTQGPELYLVDLPGYGYANAPLAVVEKWQKLLKRYLSGRQTLRRAFVLIDSRHGVKDVDEEIMSLLDSSAVTFQCVMTKADKVKLKDRERVIEQVRTTLARHPAAYPEIVLTSSEKGDGIATLRSIICGLE
- a CDS encoding DUF2946 family protein encodes the protein MLLAIAAAGLLPAGWMPAHASDGRVLLVICSDDGLVERWVDLDDGDAQQDNHDRQMDKSNCPFAGLSNPADLPQHSPVLLGSTMPSLARWAHEEFTHHPAGLHWRYDARGPPALS
- a CDS encoding SDR family NAD(P)-dependent oxidoreductase — translated: MRQKTLLLTGASRGIGHATVRRFNAEGWRVITCSRQPFPQECPWGGGAENHVQLDLSDPSDTINAVGIIQERLGGQLDALVNNAGISPKGPEGERLNTLDTDLMTWGKVFHVNFFSTVVLARGLKDELAAAKGSVVNVTSIAGSRVHPFAGAAYATSKAALAALTREMAHDFGPLGVRVNAIAPGEVETAILSPGTDKIVEKLPMQRLGQPEEVAAAIYFLCSQESSYISGAEIEVNGAQHV